From one Streptococcus pneumoniae genomic stretch:
- a CDS encoding galactokinase — protein sequence MDMNVADLKKDFFEVFDVEPDQTFFSPGRINLIGEHTDYNGGHVFPAAISLGTYGAAKKRTDQLLRFYSANFADKGIIEVKLDHLVFDKDDHWTNYPKGVLHFLQEAGHVIDQGMDIYVYGNIPNGAGLSSSASLELLIGVIAEHLFDLKLERLDLVKIGKLTENEFIGVNSGIMDQFAIGMGADERAIYLDTNTLKYDLVPLDLGDNVIVIMNTNKRRELADSKYNERRAECEAAVADLQVRLDIETLGELDAKTFDEYSYLIQDENRLKRARHAVLENKRTLQAQEALVAGDLARFGRLMNASHVSLEHDYEVTGLELDTLVHAAWAQKGVLGARMTGAGFGGCAIALVERASVEEFQQAIEATYTATVGYAPSFYIAEIAGGTRVLEE from the coding sequence ATGGATATGAATGTAGCGGATTTGAAAAAAGATTTCTTCGAGGTCTTTGATGTGGAGCCAGATCAGACCTTCTTTTCTCCTGGGCGGATTAACCTTATCGGTGAGCATACCGACTATAATGGCGGTCATGTCTTTCCAGCGGCTATTAGTTTAGGAACTTATGGAGCAGCAAAAAAGCGGACAGATCAGCTTTTGCGCTTTTATTCTGCCAATTTTGCGGATAAGGGCATTATCGAAGTAAAGTTAGACCATCTTGTTTTTGATAAGGATGATCATTGGACCAATTATCCAAAAGGAGTCTTGCATTTCTTGCAGGAAGCTGGTCATGTGATTGACCAAGGGATGGACATCTATGTCTATGGTAATATTCCTAATGGCGCAGGTCTTTCCTCTTCTGCTTCCTTAGAGCTCTTGATTGGCGTTATAGCAGAGCATCTCTTTGACTTGAAGCTTGAACGACTGGATTTGGTGAAGATTGGGAAATTAACAGAAAATGAATTTATCGGGGTGAATTCTGGTATCATGGATCAGTTTGCCATTGGCATGGGAGCTGATGAGCGCGCCATTTATCTGGATACCAATACCTTGAAATATGATCTAGTGCCACTAGACTTGGGAGATAATGTCATTGTCATCATGAATACCAATAAACGCAGGGAGCTAGCCGACTCTAAGTACAATGAACGTCGTGCAGAGTGTGAAGCAGCGGTAGCGGACTTGCAAGTAAGGCTAGATATAGAGACCTTGGGAGAGCTAGATGCTAAGACCTTTGATGAGTATAGCTATTTGATTCAGGATGAGAATCGTCTCAAACGAGCTCGCCATGCAGTACTTGAAAATAAACGGACCTTACAAGCGCAAGAGGCTTTAGTTGCAGGTGACTTGGCACGATTTGGTCGTTTGATGAATGCATCTCATGTATCTTTGGAACATGACTATGAGGTGACAGGGCTTGAACTTGATACCTTGGTGCATGCAGCTTGGGCACAAAAGGGAGTTCTTGGAGCACGGATGACAGGGGCAGGCTTTGGTGGTTGTGCCATTGCTTTAGTAGAAAGAGCTAGTGTGGAAGAATTTCAACAAGCTATTGAAGCGACTTATACAGCTACCGTCGGTTATGCTCCAAGTTTTTATATTGCAGAGATTGCAGGTGGCACACGCGTCTTAGAAGAATAG
- the galT gene encoding UDP-glucose--hexose-1-phosphate uridylyltransferase, translating to MGEKLVERFVAEVIADGPYEELDRIYLTNRVLALVGDGALHVETNAQELLDLKEELINVALLEGTITASQSAKDRLGAMLMDLLTPSPSQLNKQFWTSYVKSPQKAIADFYVLSQHNDYIKMRDIAKNIAYTSPTPYGNLEITINLSKPEKDPKDIAAARQQTVSHYPTCQLCFENEGYQGRTNHPARANHRIIRFDLKGKEWGFQYSPYAYFAEHCIFLDKEHSPMAISKDSFERLLSIVELFPDYFAGSNADLPIVGGSILTHDHYQGGRHTFPMEIAELESRFTFRGFETVEAGIVKWPMSVIRLRSRDKSAMLEIADKILQVWKKYSDPKHQILAYTGEESHHTVTPIARLKKGVYELDLVLRDNQTSKELPDGIYHPHPDVQHIKKENIGLIEVMGLAILPPRLKDELQEVEQFLLGKVERVASYHQDWANRLKNEHPHVDEDSVTKVVREAVGQIFCRVLEDAGVYKRNPDGQRAFLDFIKTVGIKENV from the coding sequence ATGGGAGAAAAGCTTGTGGAGCGCTTTGTGGCAGAGGTCATCGCAGATGGTCCTTATGAAGAACTTGATCGGATTTATCTGACCAATCGTGTCCTAGCCTTGGTTGGAGATGGGGCTTTGCATGTTGAGACGAATGCTCAAGAGTTGTTGGATTTGAAGGAAGAATTGATCAATGTTGCGCTTTTAGAAGGGACAATCACAGCTAGTCAATCTGCCAAAGATAGGCTGGGGGCTATGTTGATGGATCTTCTAACCCCTAGTCCTAGCCAGCTGAACAAGCAATTTTGGACTAGCTATGTCAAATCTCCTCAAAAAGCGATTGCGGATTTTTATGTCCTTAGTCAGCACAATGACTATATCAAAATGAGAGATATTGCCAAAAATATCGCCTACACCAGTCCAACACCTTATGGCAATCTGGAGATTACGATTAACTTATCAAAGCCTGAAAAGGATCCAAAGGACATCGCAGCAGCAAGGCAGCAAACAGTGAGCCATTACCCTACTTGTCAGCTTTGTTTTGAAAATGAAGGCTATCAAGGGCGGACGAATCACCCTGCGCGTGCCAATCACCGCATTATCCGCTTTGATTTAAAGGGTAAAGAGTGGGGATTTCAATATTCTCCCTATGCTTATTTTGCGGAGCATTGCATCTTTTTAGACAAAGAGCACAGTCCGATGGCGATTTCTAAGGACAGTTTTGAGCGCTTGCTTAGTATCGTTGAACTCTTTCCAGATTACTTTGCAGGTTCCAATGCCGATTTGCCCATTGTTGGAGGTTCTATCTTAACGCATGACCATTACCAAGGGGGGCGTCATACCTTTCCGATGGAGATAGCAGAGCTCGAGAGTCGATTTACGTTCAGAGGATTTGAGACGGTAGAGGCCGGGATTGTCAAATGGCCCATGTCGGTCATTCGCTTGCGTTCTAGGGATAAATCTGCTATGCTAGAGATTGCAGATAAGATTTTGCAGGTGTGGAAAAAGTATTCTGATCCGAAGCACCAGATTTTAGCCTATACAGGAGAGGAAAGTCATCATACAGTGACCCCTATCGCACGGCTAAAAAAAGGAGTTTATGAGCTGGATCTCGTACTGAGAGACAATCAGACCTCAAAGGAGTTGCCAGATGGCATCTACCATCCACACCCCGATGTGCAGCATATTAAAAAAGAAAATATCGGCTTGATAGAGGTGATGGGTTTGGCAATTTTACCACCACGTCTCAAGGATGAATTACAAGAGGTGGAGCAGTTCTTACTAGGAAAAGTAGAACGAGTGGCTTCTTATCATCAAGATTGGGCGAATCGTTTGAAAAACGAACATCCTCATGTTGATGAAGACAGTGTCACCAAAGTCGTTCGAGAGGCTGTCGGACAAATCTTCTGCCGCGTCTTAGAGGATGCAGGTGTTTATAAGAGAAATCCTGATGGTCAAAGAGCCTTTTTAGACTTTATCAAAACAGTTGGTATTAAGGAGAATGTATGA
- the galE gene encoding UDP-glucose 4-epimerase GalE, with protein sequence MTVLVLGGAGYIGSHMVDRLIEDGTEKVVVVDNLVTGHKGALHPDAIFYEGDLADKAFMRSVFDKHPEIDAVIHFAAYSLVAESMQDPLKYFNNNTAGMVSLLEVMNEYGVKHIVFSSTAATYGIPKEIPILETAPQKPINPYGESKLMMETIMRWADEAYGITFVALRYFNVAGAKPDGSIGEAHGPETHLLPIVLQVAQGKREKIAIFGDDYHTPDGTNVRDYVHPFDLADAHILAVDYLRAGNPSDVFNLGSSTGFSNLEIVEAARKVTGHAIPLEVADRRPGDPDSLIASSEKARQVLGWKPNFDNIEQIIETAWKWHASHPNGYDDRR encoded by the coding sequence ATGACAGTTTTAGTATTAGGTGGAGCAGGCTATATCGGCTCTCATATGGTGGATCGTCTTATCGAAGACGGAACAGAAAAAGTTGTTGTGGTTGATAATTTGGTCACAGGTCATAAGGGAGCGCTTCATCCAGATGCCATCTTTTATGAGGGGGATTTGGCGGATAAAGCCTTTATGCGTAGTGTCTTTGACAAACATCCAGAGATTGATGCAGTGATTCATTTTGCGGCTTATTCCTTGGTGGCGGAGTCTATGCAAGACCCTTTGAAATATTTTAACAACAACACGGCTGGTATGGTGAGTCTTCTTGAAGTCATGAATGAGTACGGTGTCAAACATATCGTATTTTCTTCGACGGCAGCGACTTACGGTATTCCAAAAGAAATTCCGATCTTAGAAACGGCACCACAAAAGCCAATTAATCCTTACGGTGAAAGCAAGCTAATGATGGAAACGATCATGCGTTGGGCAGATGAAGCGTACGGGATTACCTTTGTGGCACTTCGCTACTTTAACGTAGCAGGGGCGAAGCCAGATGGCTCTATTGGTGAGGCTCACGGACCAGAAACCCATCTCTTGCCGATTGTGCTGCAAGTGGCACAAGGCAAGCGTGAGAAGATTGCGATTTTTGGTGATGATTATCATACACCAGATGGTACAAATGTCCGTGATTATGTTCATCCCTTTGATTTGGCAGATGCTCACATCTTAGCAGTGGATTACTTGCGTGCGGGCAATCCTTCTGACGTTTTCAATCTTGGTTCGTCAACTGGATTTTCCAACTTAGAGATTGTAGAAGCTGCTCGTAAAGTGACGGGGCATGCAATTCCGCTTGAGGTCGCAGATAGACGACCGGGCGATCCAGATAGTTTGATTGCCTCATCTGAAAAAGCTCGTCAGGTACTTGGTTGGAAACCAAATTTTGACAATATCGAACAGATTATTGAAACAGCCTGGAAGTGGCATGCGAGCCATCCAAATGGCTATGATGATCGCAGATAA
- a CDS encoding DUF4044 domain-containing protein codes for MAFGDNGQRKKTAFEKLTMLVVIIMLLVTVGAIFASALGALSAS; via the coding sequence GTGGCTTTTGGAGATAATGGACAACGGAAAAAAACAGCTTTTGAGAAATTAACGATGCTAGTCGTTATTATCATGCTACTCGTGACAGTAGGAGCCATTTTTGCGAGTGCCCTAGGAGCTTTGAGCGCTTCCTAA
- the obgE gene encoding GTPase ObgE: MSMFLDTAKIKVKAGNGGDGMVAFRREKYVPNGGPWGGDGGRGGNVIFVVDEGLRTLMDFRYNRHFKAQVGEKGMTKGMHGRGAEDLYVRVPQGTTVRDAVTGKVLTDLIEDGQEFIVAHGGRGGRGNIRFATPKNPAPEISENGEPGQERELQLELKILADVGLVGFPSVGKSTLLSVITAAKPKIGAYHFTTIVPNLGMVRTQSGDSFAVADLPGLIEGAHQGVGLGTQFLRHIERTRVILHVIDMSASEGRDPYEDYVAINKELESYNLRLMERPQIIVANKMDMPESAENLKIFKEKLAVNYDEFDELPQIFPISSLTKQGLGTLLDATAELLSKTPEFLLYDESDMEEEAYYGFDEEAPAFVIDRDDDATWVLSGDKLEKLFSMTNFDRDESIMKFARQLRGMGVDEALRARGAKDGDLVRIGNFEFEFVD, translated from the coding sequence ATGAGTATGTTTTTAGATACAGCCAAGATTAAGGTCAAGGCTGGAAATGGTGGCGATGGCATGGTAGCCTTTCGCCGTGAGAAGTATGTTCCAAATGGCGGTCCTTGGGGCGGTGATGGCGGTCGTGGAGGAAATGTTATCTTTGTGGTTGACGAAGGCTTACGCACCTTGATGGATTTCCGCTACAACCGACATTTCAAGGCACAAGTTGGGGAAAAAGGTATGACTAAGGGGATGCACGGTCGTGGGGCGGAAGACCTCTACGTTCGTGTACCACAAGGAACGACAGTGCGTGATGCAGTAACCGGTAAGGTCTTGACTGATTTGATTGAAGATGGGCAAGAGTTTATCGTGGCGCACGGTGGTCGTGGAGGTCGTGGCAATATCCGCTTTGCAACACCTAAAAATCCTGCACCTGAAATTTCAGAAAATGGAGAACCAGGGCAAGAACGTGAGTTGCAGCTAGAATTGAAAATCTTGGCGGATGTTGGCTTGGTTGGCTTTCCCTCTGTTGGAAAATCAACCTTGCTCAGTGTGATTACAGCTGCAAAACCTAAGATCGGAGCTTATCATTTCACAACCATCGTGCCTAATCTCGGAATGGTTCGGACCCAGTCTGGAGATTCGTTTGCTGTTGCTGATTTGCCAGGATTGATCGAAGGTGCTCATCAAGGTGTGGGACTTGGAACGCAATTTTTGCGTCATATCGAGCGAACTCGTGTTATCCTGCATGTCATTGATATGTCAGCGAGTGAAGGGCGAGACCCATACGAGGATTATGTAGCGATTAACAAAGAGTTGGAATCTTATAACCTGCGCTTGATGGAACGTCCGCAAATTATTGTGGCAAACAAAATGGATATGCCAGAGAGTGCTGAAAATCTGAAGATCTTTAAAGAAAAACTAGCAGTAAATTATGATGAATTTGATGAGCTGCCACAGATTTTTCCAATTTCGAGTTTGACCAAGCAAGGGCTTGGAACGTTACTGGATGCTACGGCAGAATTACTTTCAAAAACACCAGAATTTCTTCTCTATGATGAGTCAGATATGGAAGAAGAGGCTTACTATGGCTTTGATGAGGAAGCACCAGCCTTTGTCATTGATCGCGATGATGATGCGACTTGGGTCTTGTCAGGAGATAAATTGGAAAAACTCTTTAGCATGACGAATTTTGATCGAGACGAGTCTATCATGAAATTTGCTCGTCAATTACGGGGAATGGGTGTTGATGAGGCGCTTCGCGCGCGTGGTGCCAAAGATGGCGATTTGGTTCGTATCGGCAATTTTGAATTTGAATTTGTGGATTGA
- a CDS encoding DUF4430 domain-containing protein: MKKWMFSILTLFVGLSLVACSNPNQTAHESKTSQSTSQAQTASLEIKFSTDQTSSKEVDFKDGESVMDILQRNYKIEEKDGLITSIDGVKQDPATNTYWMFDVNGELAPKGAKEMKLKNGDTISFYLESFK, from the coding sequence ATGAAAAAATGGATGTTTAGCATCTTGACACTCTTTGTCGGCTTATCCCTCGTCGCTTGTAGCAATCCTAATCAGACTGCTCACGAATCAAAAACAAGTCAGAGTACAAGCCAAGCCCAAACCGCAAGTCTTGAGATTAAATTTTCAACCGATCAAACAAGTAGCAAAGAAGTAGATTTCAAAGACGGCGAATCCGTGATGGACATTCTTCAAAGAAACTATAAAATCGAAGAAAAAGATGGACTTATAACCTCGATTGACGGTGTCAAGCAAGACCCTGCCACCAACACTTACTGGATGTTTGACGTCAATGGCGAATTGGCTCCAAAAGGGGCAAAAGAGATGAAACTTAAAAATGGAGATACTATTTCTTTTTACCTCGAAAGCTTCAAATAA
- the queG gene encoding tRNA epoxyqueuosine(34) reductase QueG: MNLKEQIIALSKEIGISKIGFTTADDFDYLEKSLKAAAEEGRTSGFEHKNIEERIKPRLSLASAKTIISIAVAYPRKLPQKPQKTQYKRGKITPNSWGLDYHYILQDKLERLARGIEKLTEDFEYKGMVDTGALVDTAVARRAGIGFIGKNGLVISKEFGSYMFLGELITNLEIEPDQPVDYDCGDCNRCLVSCPTSCLLGDGTMNAKRCLSFQTQDKGMMDLEFRKKIKTVIYGCDICQICCPYNKGIDSPPVVEIDPDLAEPELIPFLDLSNGQFKEKFGMIAGSWRGKNILQRNAIIALANSNDRSSIPKLLEIIDKKQNPIHMATAIWALSQLVKEPNEDMIAFIEDVKSDHPDVLFEQAEFLKFAKQAQI; encoded by the coding sequence ATGAATCTAAAAGAACAAATTATTGCTTTATCAAAAGAGATTGGCATTTCAAAGATTGGGTTTACGACAGCAGATGATTTTGATTATTTGGAAAAATCCTTGAAAGCTGCGGCAGAAGAGGGACGCACGTCAGGGTTTGAGCACAAAAATATCGAAGAGCGGATCAAGCCAAGACTGAGCTTGGCGTCTGCTAAGACCATCATTTCGATTGCGGTAGCATATCCTCGAAAGCTTCCGCAAAAGCCACAGAAAACCCAGTACAAACGAGGAAAGATTACGCCTAATTCGTGGGGGCTTGATTACCACTATATTTTGCAGGATAAGCTAGAGCGCTTGGCGCGTGGAATTGAGAAGCTGACAGAGGACTTTGAGTATAAGGGCATGGTTGATACAGGTGCTCTAGTTGATACAGCGGTGGCAAGACGCGCTGGAATCGGCTTTATTGGCAAAAATGGGTTGGTCATTTCTAAGGAATTTGGCTCCTACATGTTTTTGGGAGAATTGATTACCAATCTTGAAATTGAACCAGATCAGCCAGTGGACTATGACTGTGGCGATTGCAATCGCTGTTTGGTATCTTGTCCGACTTCGTGCTTGCTAGGAGATGGCACGATGAATGCCAAGCGCTGTCTATCTTTTCAAACGCAGGATAAGGGGATGATGGATCTCGAATTTCGCAAGAAAATCAAGACCGTCATCTATGGTTGTGACATTTGCCAAATTTGCTGCCCTTATAATAAAGGGATTGACAGTCCACCGGTTGTCGAGATTGATCCTGACTTAGCAGAGCCTGAGTTAATCCCTTTTCTTGACTTGTCAAATGGACAATTTAAGGAGAAGTTTGGCATGATTGCAGGCAGTTGGCGGGGGAAAAATATCCTCCAGCGCAATGCTATTATTGCCCTTGCAAACAGCAATGATCGCTCGAGTATTCCGAAATTGCTTGAAATCATTGACAAAAAGCAAAATCCAATCCACATGGCAACGGCTATCTGGGCACTCAGCCAGCTGGTCAAAGAGCCAAATGAGGACATGATTGCCTTTATCGAAGACGTAAAAAGTGACCATCCTGATGTGCTGTTTGAGCAGGCAGAATTTTTAAAATTCGCCAAACAGGCTCAAATATGA
- the prfB gene encoding peptide chain release factor 2 (programmed frameshift) codes for MDISEIRQKIDANREKLNSFRGSLDLEGLEEEIAILENKMTEPDFWDDNLAAQKTSQELNERKETYENFHHMTDLFDESEILLDFLAEDESVQDELEEKLLELEKRMTAYEMTLLLSEPYDNNNAILEIHPGSGGTEAQDWGDMLLRMYTRFGNAHGFKVEVLDYQAGDEAGIKSVTLSFEGPHAYGLLKSEMGVHRLVRISPFDSAKRRHTSFTSVEVMPELDDTIEIEIRDDEIKMDTFRSGGAGGQNVNKVSTGVRLTHIPTGIVAQSTVDRTQYGNRDRAMKMLQAKLYQIEQEKKAAEVDSLKGDKKEISWGSQIRSYVFTPYTMVKDHRTGHEVAQVDKVMDGDLDGFIDAYLKWRLN; via the exons ATGGACATTTCAGAAATTCGTCAAAAAATTGACGCAAATCGTGAAAAATTAAACTCTTTCAGGGGGTCTCTT GACTTAGAAGGTCTGGAAGAGGAAATTGCCATCTTGGAGAACAAGATGACTGAACCTGATTTTTGGGATGATAATCTGGCAGCTCAGAAGACATCGCAAGAATTAAACGAACGAAAAGAAACATATGAAAACTTCCATCATATGACTGATTTGTTTGATGAGTCAGAGATTCTCCTTGATTTTCTGGCAGAAGATGAGTCTGTGCAGGATGAGTTGGAAGAAAAATTGCTTGAGCTGGAGAAGAGAATGACAGCTTATGAGATGACGCTTCTCTTGTCTGAACCTTATGACAATAACAATGCCATTTTGGAAATCCATCCAGGTTCTGGTGGAACTGAGGCGCAGGACTGGGGCGATATGTTGCTTCGCATGTACACACGCTTTGGTAATGCCCATGGCTTTAAGGTTGAGGTCTTAGACTACCAAGCAGGAGATGAAGCGGGGATTAAGTCCGTGACCCTCTCCTTTGAAGGTCCGCATGCTTATGGTCTGCTCAAGTCCGAAATGGGGGTGCACCGCTTGGTGCGGATTTCGCCATTTGACTCAGCTAAACGTCGTCATACATCGTTCACATCTGTGGAAGTCATGCCAGAGCTAGACGATACGATTGAGATCGAGATTCGAGATGATGAGATTAAGATGGATACTTTCCGCAGTGGTGGAGCTGGTGGACAAAATGTCAATAAGGTGTCAACTGGGGTTCGCTTAACTCACATACCAACAGGAATTGTTGCCCAATCAACGGTCGATCGTACCCAGTATGGGAACCGTGATCGGGCTATGAAAATGCTTCAAGCCAAGCTTTATCAGATTGAGCAGGAGAAAAAGGCGGCTGAGGTTGATTCCCTAAAAGGGGACAAGAAAGAGATTTCTTGGGGTAGCCAGATTCGTTCTTATGTCTTTACCCCTTATACCATGGTAAAAGATCATCGCACGGGTCATGAAGTGGCACAGGTTGATAAGGTCATGGACGGAGACTTGGATGGCTTTATTGATGCCTATCTCAAGTGGCGCCTAAATTAG
- the ftsE gene encoding cell division ATP-binding protein FtsE: protein MSIIEMKDVVKKYDNGTTALRGVSVTIEPGEFAYIVGPSGAGKSTFIRLIYREVKADKGSLKVADFNLTKIKKRDVPLLRRNVGVVFQDYKLLPKKTVYENIAYAMEVIGERRRNIKKRVMEVLDLVGLKHKVRSFPNELSGGEQQRIAIARAIVNNPKVLIADEPTGNLDPDNSWEIMNLLERINLQGTTVLMATHNSQIVNTLRHRVIAIENGRVVRDEAKGEYGYDD, encoded by the coding sequence ATGTCAATTATCGAGATGAAAGATGTTGTCAAAAAGTATGACAACGGAACGACAGCGCTCCGAGGAGTGTCTGTTACAATCGAGCCAGGGGAGTTCGCTTATATTGTAGGACCTTCAGGTGCTGGTAAGTCAACTTTCATTCGTCTGATCTACCGTGAGGTAAAAGCAGACAAGGGAAGTTTGAAGGTGGCAGATTTTAATCTGACCAAGATTAAAAAGAGAGATGTGCCTTTGCTTCGTCGCAATGTTGGCGTGGTCTTTCAGGATTATAAACTCTTACCAAAGAAAACGGTGTATGAGAATATCGCCTACGCCATGGAAGTTATCGGTGAACGTCGTCGAAATATCAAAAAACGGGTCATGGAAGTGCTTGACTTGGTTGGCTTAAAGCATAAAGTACGGTCTTTTCCCAATGAACTCTCTGGAGGAGAGCAGCAGCGGATTGCCATTGCTCGAGCGATTGTCAATAATCCTAAAGTATTGATTGCCGATGAGCCGACAGGAAACTTAGACCCTGATAATTCTTGGGAAATCATGAATCTCTTGGAGCGTATCAACCTTCAAGGAACTACGGTTTTAATGGCAACCCATAATAGTCAGATTGTAAATACCCTTCGCCACCGCGTTATTGCTATTGAAAATGGTCGTGTGGTGCGTGATGAGGCGAAAGGAGAGTACGGATACGATGATTAG
- the ftsX gene encoding permease-like cell division protein FtsX, with the protein MISRFFRHLIESLKSLKRNGWMTVAAVSTVMITLSLMAIFISVILNTAKLATDIENNVRVMVYLRPDTADNSETVMKEGQPVQNENYHKVYDALTNLSNVKSVTFSSKEEQLEKLTEVMGSDWKLFEGDANPLHDAYIVDTTAPEHVTSVADGAKSIEEVSEVEYGGANTKKIFALANIIRTWGLVGAGLLVFIAVFLISNTIRITIISRSREIQIMRLVGAKNGYIRGPFLLEGAWIGFIAAIIPAGLVYFIYDVAYQSFNPALAKQNLSMIVPDTFVPIMIAFVFVVGIIIGSIGSGISMRRYLKI; encoded by the coding sequence ATGATTAGTAGATTTTTCCGTCATTTAATTGAGTCGCTCAAAAGTTTGAAGCGAAACGGCTGGATGACTGTTGCAGCTGTTAGTACGGTGATGATTACCCTTAGTTTGATGGCCATTTTCATTTCCGTGATTTTAAACACAGCAAAGTTAGCCACTGATATTGAAAATAATGTTCGCGTCATGGTTTATTTGCGACCAGATACGGCAGATAACAGTGAAACGGTGATGAAAGAAGGTCAGCCCGTACAAAATGAAAATTACCACAAAGTCTATGATGCCTTGACCAATCTGTCGAACGTCAAATCTGTAACCTTCTCAAGTAAGGAAGAACAGCTTGAAAAATTAACAGAGGTCATGGGAAGTGACTGGAAGCTCTTTGAGGGGGATGCCAATCCGCTACATGATGCTTATATCGTGGATACGACTGCACCAGAGCATGTGACGAGCGTTGCAGATGGAGCTAAGTCTATCGAGGAAGTCTCAGAGGTGGAGTACGGTGGAGCTAATACCAAGAAAATTTTTGCTCTTGCAAATATCATTCGGACTTGGGGCTTAGTGGGAGCTGGCTTGCTTGTCTTTATTGCAGTCTTTCTCATTTCCAATACCATTCGGATTACCATTATTTCCCGCAGTCGTGAGATTCAAATCATGCGCTTGGTTGGGGCAAAAAATGGCTATATCCGTGGTCCATTTCTTTTAGAAGGTGCTTGGATTGGGTTTATTGCAGCGATTATTCCAGCAGGTTTGGTTTATTTCATCTATGATGTTGCTTACCAATCCTTTAATCCAGCTCTTGCCAAACAAAATCTCTCGATGATTGTACCCGATACCTTTGTACCGATTATGATTGCCTTTGTTTTTGTGGTCGGAATTATCATCGGATCCATCGGTTCAGGGATTTCTATGAGACGCTATTTGAAGATTTAA
- a CDS encoding MBL fold metallo-hydrolase — protein MNIHKTLNKEAYQNTYYLENEDHLLVVDPGSDWEIIRAKIEEIGKPISAILLTHAHYDHIMSLDLVREHFGAPPVYISEKEADWLYNPIYNRSGLPMHDDIPDIILKPAEQFFAIQTPYDMDGFHFYVLETPGHSVGSVSLVFPDENLVLSGDALFFEAIGRSDLYTGDKDTLLTSIKTQLFTLPNYDVYPGHGPATTISHEKLFNPFFL, from the coding sequence ATGAACATTCATAAAACACTAAATAAAGAAGCTTATCAAAATACCTACTATTTGGAAAATGAGGACCATCTCCTCGTTGTTGACCCAGGAAGCGATTGGGAGATAATCCGAGCAAAGATTGAGGAGATAGGAAAACCTATCTCAGCGATTTTATTGACCCATGCCCATTATGATCATATCATGAGCCTTGATTTGGTGCGTGAGCATTTTGGGGCGCCACCCGTCTATATCTCAGAAAAAGAAGCAGATTGGCTCTACAATCCTATCTATAACCGCTCAGGCTTACCCATGCACGATGATATTCCTGATATCATCCTAAAACCAGCTGAGCAGTTCTTTGCCATTCAAACTCCTTATGACATGGATGGCTTTCATTTTTATGTCCTAGAAACACCCGGGCATTCGGTGGGGAGTGTTTCCCTAGTCTTTCCAGATGAGAATCTTGTATTAAGTGGTGACGCCCTCTTCTTCGAAGCCATTGGTCGCTCTGACCTCTACACGGGTGACAAAGACACTTTATTGACAAGTATCAAGACTCAACTCTTCACCCTACCCAACTACGATGTCTACCCAGGACATGGACCAGCAACTACGATTTCCCATGAAAAACTCTTCAATCCATTCTTTTTATAA